A section of the Kribbella sp. HUAS MG21 genome encodes:
- the nrdR gene encoding transcriptional regulator NrdR, with translation MHCPYCRHADSRVVDSRVAEDGGAIRRRRQCPVCEKRFTTVEQMQLTVVKRSGATEPFSREKVINGVGKACKGRPVNADQLARLGQKVEDALKGSGSPEVPAHEVGLAILGPLRELDEVAYLRFASVYRQFESADDFETEIALLRAEKEPQGTEPGQLKPTQ, from the coding sequence GTGCACTGTCCGTATTGCCGGCACGCCGACTCCCGAGTGGTCGACAGCCGGGTGGCCGAGGACGGCGGAGCGATCCGGCGCCGGCGGCAGTGCCCGGTCTGCGAGAAGCGGTTCACCACCGTCGAGCAGATGCAGCTCACGGTCGTGAAGCGCTCCGGCGCGACCGAGCCGTTCAGCCGCGAGAAGGTCATCAACGGGGTCGGGAAGGCGTGCAAGGGCCGGCCGGTGAACGCCGACCAGCTCGCGCGGCTCGGCCAGAAGGTCGAGGACGCGCTGAAGGGCAGCGGCTCGCCGGAGGTTCCCGCGCACGAGGTCGGACTCGCGATCCTCGGGCCGCTGCGGGAGCTGGACGAGGTCGCCTACCTGCGGTTCGCGAGCGTGTACCGGCAGTTCGAGTCGGCCGACGACTTCGAGACCGAGATCGCGCTGCTGCGGGCCGAGAAGGAGCCGCAGGGCACCGAGCCGGGCCAGCTCAAGCCGACCCAGTAG